A single genomic interval of Aedes aegypti strain LVP_AGWG chromosome 1, AaegL5.0 Primary Assembly, whole genome shotgun sequence harbors:
- the LOC5576800 gene encoding aminopeptidase N: MWKAAILILSVTSAVWSGVPLERQNLPSTPRQEVPVSGYRLPNNTIPLRYNVELTTHVHDHQSPNQFDFNGKVTIWLRVLEENVQNITLHYRQITVTHVKLTDATNTVLVNDDSSFTTDVTYEFLVILAPSILRIGDYSLELEYHGELRTDNGGFYRSSYTDARGNTRWIATTQFESTDARHAFPCYDEPGTRAPIGLKLTHGNAYHAISNMPIKSSLPWNATYTVTEFEDTLAMQTYLLAFVVSDFAFISNTENKQSVYANPVSISNGDLNFALEAGVKVINALEDYLQVKYSFPKLDQIGIPDFAAGAMENWGLVTYREEVLIYNSTKSPMGQLKRTASIIAHEYGHQFFGNLVSPKWWSYLWLNEGFATLMQYIAADKAYPDLRIQDMATVEALQNAFQSDALENTRPMNSYVETPTAISALFDDIAYDKSGSVLRQLQHAFGDTVFRAGLKYYLDAMQFQPATPADLAAALQRAVDDHQALPSTVNVSDIINSWADQSGYPVLHVRRNTDNVITLSQERYLLKRSKDAVKGTWYLPYNMATSQASDFSSTLPHDWLIDQTVELRPSAALNWTIDDWVIFNKQQTGYYRVNYDDKLWELITHELHHGNHSSIHHLNRAQLIDDSLNLARSGHLKYDITLKLIQYLTKEEEYVPWASLNNGLAYLNRMLAGSSKYNLFKKYVWELVEPSFHKFGLENKPSDTHFAKLTRNILINWACQVGSEDCLTQTNSQLAEVVSNKTKDIDPNLKGVVYCNGLRNADRNTFQYVLDRMHRSQDPSDRMLLISALGCSENTALLEMYLATSLDETGDFGYRGQERSRVFSAVYVNGRVGLETAMKFLDANAATIDRLYNGGSFGGRAIGSAVTGMARRVVNKEQYDDFLAMNTRLESAGYLNAGELSTAKELSGENVQWTNTYFNVIESWLEANVKSGAVRFGTASMMTVTTVAALVAVLL; the protein is encoded by the exons ATGTGGAAAGCTGCGATCTTGATTCTGAGTGTAACATCGGCCGTTTGGTCGGGAGTTCCCTTAGAGCGACAGAATCTTCCATCAACTCCCCGACAGGAGGTGCCTGTTTCCGGTTATCGGCTTCCAAACAACACTATTCCACTCCGGTACAACGTAGAACTGACAACGCACGTTCACGACCACCAAAGTCCGAATCAGTTTGATTTTAATGGAAAAGTCACAATTTGGCTGCGTGTCCTGGAAGAAAATGTACAGAATATTACGCTCCATTATCGTCAAATTACGGTAACCCATGTGAAGCTTACCGATGCCACCAATACAGTACTCGTGAACGATGACTCCAGCTTCACCACGGATGTCACCTACGAGTTCCTGGTCATTCTAGCGCCTTCGATTTTGAGGATCGGCGATTATTCACTAGAACTTGAATACCACGGAGAGCTCCGTACCGATAACGGGGGTTTCTACCGTTCGTCCTACACCGATGCCAGAGGAAATACTCGGTGGATTGCAACGACACAGTTCGAGTCGACGGATGCCCGACATGCGTTCCCGTGCTACGACGAACCTGGTACCCGAGCTCCTATCGGATTGAAATTAACGCATGGAAACGCATACCATGCCATCTCCAATATGCCCATCAAAAGTTCCTTGCCCTG GAATGCGACCTACACAGTTACCGAATTTGAGGATACCTTGGCAATGCAAACGTATCTGCTTGCATTTGTCGTTTCCGACTTTGCGTTCATCTCGAACACTGAGAACAAACAGTCTGTATATGCAAATCCCGTCTCAATTAGCAACGGAGATCTTAATTTTGCATTGGAAGCTGGGGTGAAAGTGATCAACGCTTTGGAGGACTATCTGCAAGTCAAGTACTCTTTCCCGAAACTGGACCAGATTGGAATTCCTGATTTCGCCGCCGGTGCAATGGAAAACTGGGGTCTGGTCACATACCGGGAAGAAGTTCTCATCTACAACTCTACGAAGTCTCCGATGGGCCAGCTGAAGCGCACGGCCTCAATCATTGCCCACGAATACGGACATCAGTTTTTCGGAAATCTGGTTTCCCCGAAATGGTGGAGCTATCTCTGGTTGAACGAAGGATTCGCCACCCTGATGCAATACATAGCCGCGGACAAGGCGTACCCGGACCTGCGCATCCAAGACATGGCTACCGTAGAAGCGCTCCAAAATGCTTTCCAATCAGATGCACTGGAAAATACCCGCCCCATGAATAGCTATGTCGAAACGCCAACTGCTATCTCGGCATTGTTTGATGATATCGCTTACGACAAAT CTGGTTCCGTTTTGAGGCAGCTACAACACGCTTTTGGTGACACGGTTTTCCGCGCTGGACTCAAGTACTATTTGGACGCCATGCAGTTCCAACCGGCAACCCCTGCTGACTTAGCTGCTGCATTGCAGAGAGCTGTAGATGATCACCAAGCACTTCCGTCGACCGTCAACGTCTCCGACATTATCAATTCATGGGCAGACCAGAGTGGCTATCCGGTACTCCACGTGAGACGAAATACAGACAACGTTATAACACTAAGCCAGGAACGATATCTCCTGAAGCGCTCCAAAGATGCCGTCAAGGGTACCTGGTATCTACCGTACAATATGGCTACCTCACAAGCTTCCGATTTCTCATCTACTCTTCCCCATGATTGGCTTATCGATCAGACGGTTGAATTGCGCCCTTCGGCAGCACTCAACTGGACCATTGATGACTGGGTTATCTTCAACAAGCAACAAACTGGTTATTATCGTGTCAACTATGATGACAAACTATGGGAACTGATAACTCACGAGCTCCATCACGGCAATCACAGCTCAATTCATCATCTAAATCGTGCGCAGCTGATTGATGACTCGCTGAATTTGGCTCGCTCCGGACACCTCAAATACGACATCACTCTAAAACTCATTCAGTACCTCaccaaagaagaagaatacgtTCCTTGGGCATCGCTCAACAATGGCTTAGCGTACCTCAACCGAATGCTGGCTGGATCTAGCAAATACAACCTTTTCAAGAAATACGTCTGGGAACTGGTCGAACCGTCGTTCCACAAGTTTGGCCTCGAAAACAAACCCAGCGATACGCATTTCGCCAAACTAACACGAAATATCCTCATCAATTGGGCCTGCCAAGTGGGCTCGGAAGATTGTCTAACCCAAACCAATTCGCAACTGGCGGAAGTCGTTTCAAACAAAACCAAAGACATCGATCCAAACCTGAAGGGCGTCGTGTACTGCAATGGACTGCGCAACGCCGACCGGAACACATTCCAGTACGTATTGGATCGCATGCACCGGTCGCAGGATCCATCCGATCGGATGCTGCTCATCAGTGCCCTCGGATGTTCGGAAAACACTGCTCTGTTGGAGATGTATTTGGCAACATCGCTGGATGAGACTGGCGATTTTGGCTACCGTGGCCAGGAGCGATCCCGAGTGTTCAGCGCAGTGTACGTCAACGGAAGGGTTGGCCTAGAGACGGCCATGAAGTTTTTGGACGCCAATGCCGCTACCATCGATCGGTTGTACAACGGAGGAAGTTTCGGTGGACGGGCCATCGGTTCAGCCGTAACCGGAATGGCCAGGCGAGTCGTCAACAAGGAACAGTATGATGAC TTCCTAGCAATGAACACCAGACTGGAATCTGCGGGTTATTTGAACGCTGGGGAACTGTCAACGGCAAAGGAGCTGTCCGGAGAAAACGTCCAGTGGACGAACACCTACTTCAACGTGATTGAAAGCTGGTTGGAAGCGAACGTCAAATCAGGAGCGGTGCGATTTGGAACCGCCTCCATGATGACGGTAACGACTGTAGCGGCATTGGTCGCAGTTCTGTTATAG